In the genome of Candoia aspera isolate rCanAsp1 chromosome 4, rCanAsp1.hap2, whole genome shotgun sequence, the window CAACCATTTTCCATACAAGAAGTTGTTTTATGCCAGAGTGGTCCTAAAATCTTTGAGGAGGGAGGAAATAACTGCTTATTCTGAACATTTCATATCAAAAGTATATAATCCTCAGTTATGGAAGTACTGTTAAGGTTTAATATACAATTTTGTAAAGTTCTATGTTCAAGGATATCAGCAAACTCTATCAACTGACATATAGATTCCTTATTTCAGGTTAATGGAACACTCTTTCTTTCCAGAAGGAATAGATGTACTTTAGCTCCTGAAGTATCCAGGTTTTTATCTAATTTGTATCTTCTTATTTCTCCATGAAGGTATAAATTAAAGGTCAAAATCTATCTTATGAGAATACAATACAATTTGCAGAAAACAATGCTCTATTCTAAATTACTTGCTTGTATGAACACTATTTGTAATCAGTAGAAATAAAAACTGTTTGGGGTCTTGCAAATAAGACTAAAGACACAACTTGTATAGGTACTTTTTAGCTATATATATTTGGTAGTCATTCAAGAGCAAACCTTTCCTTGTCTGGTCATGTCCTGACCAATTCTTTCTAGGGCTGGGTATGGATGTTGAAGATCTACTTTCAACTTCTTCATTAAGTATGAAAAACTCTTAGTTAAGTCATTGCTTCTGGATACGTGACTAATTAGATGTTAATCTGATCTCAAAAGCTAAACAATATACTCTTGAGTGTTATAGCATACTTTGTTTAGAAAGGCTGTACATGCTCCAAAGAatctttttgttttcaaatatacAGCACTGCAGAAGGCTACAGTTTCGTACTTCAATGAGGGACCACCATGAAATTTCAGGACTGTTGGCTCGATtgggaagtaaaaagaaaaaaaaaaatcccagaaggcaatATCAAACTATATGCATAAGCTGCCATGAAAAAAATCTGGATGCCATTATCACCAAAGCCCATTAGAAggcattaaaatatgtattttattttattttttaaactaccCAATAGCTGAAGATCTGAATGGTTTAGAATAAACCACATCGAAAGACACAATTTTccataaaaacatatacaataaaattaaaaaatgaaaaatgaaaagaccAAACCAACTCAGCAGCAGAAGCTGCTAATTCAAAATCTAAAACAgtatgaattaaaatacaattaaaagcccATTAAAAacctaagaaaaaagaaagatcttCACCTGCTGCCGAAATGCTAACGTGGGTGTCAGTCAAGCCTCTCTGGAGAGAGAATTCCATAAATGGGTGCCACTATATAAAAAACTCTCTGCAGAGGGGTAAATACAAGGAACAAAAAGTTGAGTTTCAGTATTTTTAGACGATGTTCAACCATGTCCAATGCAATCAAACGCTTCCCTATTTACTACCTGATTATCAATCAAGTGCAGTTTAAAACATGAACACTATGCTGTTGCAACTATTTATTAACTGGAACTGGACTGGCTCTCTTAGTACTTAATCCTCTGGCGGAttgttaattatttattgttcatCTATATCTTCAGCCAGAGTTACTATGAAGCAAAGTACACCACTCCACATTTTCTGAGGTAAATATGAAGAAGTATCAACTGATAATCATGATGGTATTCTTAACTAGGAATGAGTTAGCCTGTCAAAATCAATTTCAGTTATTTCTATTGGTTCCATTCTAAAGTTTATTTCATCTCTTATTTTCTTCACTTTGCAATTTTTAAGGTTAAtggaaaaatatgacttttcatatGCATTTAACCTAAATGATATATTGGCCTATATATGTTTGTTATacctttataaatatatttattatattatcagACTTTGATACAATGGACTTGTAGGCAGTGGACCAAATTTCTGCTGCAATTTACATCATTTCCATACATTGCAGCAGATATTTACTCCACTGTATACATTTGTTGCATGCAAATGATACGAGTGATGTAATTTGCTTCATTTGTATGACGACATCAAAATGTCAAATCCCTGTAGTACCCTACTACCCAATTCAACATTAACTCAATAAAGGAATGTTTTGAGTCCATTAGTCAAGATTTCACTATATATGTATTTTGCAcaaatattttctcttccttttgggTAGGGGGCCCTCTTTCCCCTAACCCTCACGTATTCCTAGCAGTAGTTATTTGACAGTAGTTTCATGAATCATCAGTGTTTATAAACTTTGAGAAATGAGCTTTTGGAAAGATCAATTATTCCTATGCAGGTAAAAGCAAATGACTTAAGGCTTATTTCTTTAATTCTTAACTTATTCCCTTCCCTGcttctatttataattttgtaaaaaatgttctctctctctctctatatatatatatagacacacacacacacagaaattggTTAtaaggtggattttttttaacagagagcAAGCAgctttccttcattctttttgATCTATTTCAACAACTTGAAGATATAAACTGGGATGACTTTCAATTCATGCAAGGGCTGGAATGAAGTATTGAAGGGAGACGTCCTCATGGAGCAGGATGAAATGAACAATTCTCTTACTTACAATATCTGCAAGACACAAGtcaatattttaaagaataacaAGACCCAAAGTGAAAGATGGAATTTACTGTCAAGTGCTGCCTGTTCAATTCAATAGGTGGCACAACATACTGGAAAGGGTTAAAGACTGCTTCAGCACTTGAACAGAAGAATGTCAATCTcatcagaaagaaggaaactCTCAGAATTTCAGGTCTACACAGTATTTGCTGGaacaaaataagattttaaaaccaCAGAACAGTAAATAAGAAGAAAAGATATAGAGCAAGGAGAAATGGTCATGGAATTGTTACTTAGCTCCTGTAAAGATAGTATTAAACACAATCTGTAAGCATTAGAaaaaaaactgaaggaaaaaataaagaagcacAGCATCTGCATTACAAATCCAATTTTTGGCTCGTGGCTAGCTGAGGTTGCAGCATGCAGAGAATGCAGAGCAAGTTATATGTAACAATAATAATCCAGAACTGTATGGGATGGCAGTTCTCTTAAGGTCTGTTGAAGTGGTCTATTACCAGAAGAGAATGCAGCCAACATCTGATTATTGATTTGCAGTGGCATGACAAATAATCCTCTAGCCAGTATCCTGGAGAACCAGCCAGACTGCTAGTCTTGGATCTGGAGCCTACCAAACTGACATTTGATCCAGAACCGACCCTGCCTATGCACTGGACTCCAGGTTTCAGCCTGAATAAAATATCAATCAGACATTTTCCTTTGACAGAAAATATATGACAATTTCTTTCAAGTGTTTTATATAATTGAATTTAAGTCTAAAAAGGCTAGTCAAAAAAGGAATACTTACTACACAGTGCTTTTGTGGGGCTgacttgctgccctgcaaggaaCAGGAGAAGTCTCTTAATGTCAATGCGTGCCTCAGCCATATTCACAGGGTCCCTTTCTTGAGTAGGGTTTTGAGAACCATCCCTAGATACTAAAATTCAGAACAGAAAATGTTTTGTCGTCTTCACCCAGACTTGTTAGATTAACTGTAAGGAAATTccataccatttaaaaaaattataattaatgcAACTTGAGATAACAGCAACAAGGAGATAACTAGGTAGCTAATACTTCTTCCTCACAACATTCCTGTACTGCTGTTTGATTAATGGGAAGGATGGCTAAAAGACAATTATCTCGCCCAggcaactgaaatatttttgtcAGGTGGGACGAGAAAACAGCTAAAGTCAAGAGATGTTTTGTCTTGTCACTGTTTTGTCTTGTCTTTGGGTCAGCCACAGTTCAGCAGAAAGAAAATCCAGAGTATTTTGATGGTTCTGGTTTTGGATGTAACAAAATCTCACATCCAATCAGCTATAGCCCAGACCCTCTGAGAGTTGTTAGGGCTTTCCAGATGACAGCTGCACCCCCATCCTCTCAGGATCATAGCTGGTACCAAGTGAGCATATCTCAGACAGGGGGAACaccagtggtgtgctggtaaatgCTCCGCTGACGCACTGCTAGCTGTGGAACAGCTGATCAGCGTGCTAGGCACAGTAGCTCAGTTCTGCTCTCAAccagctcacaaaattccagacACTATAACAATTGGCTGACATGAGCCGGCGCaagccagctccagcacaccactggagGACACCCTCCTCTAAGCCCACCCAAGTCTTATTATAATGCCAGGTTGGCTACCTTATTGACAGTAAGATCATGGATGAGGGGGCCTGTTATTTTCAAGAAGGTTGGAcaagatgatccttgtggtctctATCGATTCCATTATTCTGTGATGTGTAATGCAATGCCACATGCCGATGTAAATCCCTCTCTTTTCAATGAGACTGTATACCCAGTAAAACACTTGTAGCCTCAttgcactattttatttttaagacctGTGAAATCTCTCGAGGTCtgacaaaaaaggtaaaatgctTACCCCAAGGAGGATTTCCAAGCTCTTTAAAGTGAGTTGTAATACACACTAGATCAGTTTCTATTTTCAATTTCATCTCTCCATTTAGATTTGCTTCTATTACCTACATAGAAAAAGCCAATTTCAATAGCTATTAATAACATTTTCTAACTCATCCTGACCATATGCTTATGAACATAATTATACAGCATAAAAACTGAAACTCGAACCATCACCAGACATTGTTGAATTACAGCCAGCATATAGCTTGGAGGATGGAGAAGGTGCATACCAAAGAATGAGTCATGTGATAGCCCATGGTCCTCTGAACCACCAAAAAACAGGGTTGCTAATTAAATGGACCCCCTCACAACCTAACAGCCTGGATTTTTCTCACCCTGTTAAGAACTGTTTAACTTTAAAACAAATGAAGTCTTTTTCACCATGGATATACTCATCCCCTACCAACCACAGACTATGGGAGACGGAAAGAGTCTGAGCAGCCTAATTCCATTCCTTCTAGTTTAAAACATATATGGtaaatatgcaaaagaaaaaaggaacatattGAATATTTGTAAGATAATTAAAAACTAAGATAACCAAGCCAGATATTCCTAAGGGTCACTATTCTGTAGCCTATAGCTAGGCAAATATATGAGCAGCAATATGCCTAATGGCACCTTCCTTTATGCCTTCCAGGCTTTCTGTCCATTTGATTTTAAcatagattcttttaattaacatttttggaTTCTTTtgtatttagtatttttttaaccaaaaaatACGGAGGGGGGACTGGGTTTTTCATAACGCATAAAGCACCAGTCACTAGCATCATTTTATTTACACAATATAGGCTCCATAggcatttttgtaaaataaaaatgaggtgTGGCTGAAAAGTGCTTTCTCTGAGAAGATGCCCAGTGTGATGTGTGGTGTGAGTTCAAAAATGTGAGAAAAATAGCAAATGCCACTGTCCTCTTTATAGTTGTTTAGGATCTGGGGTGTCTATGTACTGTATGCTGGTGCTATGAGCACTTGAAATTCAAAGGAGGAAAGGTGCTTCACAGCATGCAAGGGGCACTCACGTACCACCTTTTCATGCAACCATATCTTTTCCCAGAACTGCAGAACTGCCCACTGCAGCATGAGAAAGACACAAGTGTTTTAAAAGGAGTTGCCAGCAGGTGCTATATGCGGGCCTACACAACACCTTTTCCCCAATGAATTctaagtgctgcacagccctattatcTTGGCAAGCAGGCAATATCAAATATGTAAGTTTACATGTCAGATTGCAGTCAGATATTGGCCAAGCAAGACTTGATGGCTTTGCTCATTTGCAAGACTCAACAAGCTGGGAAGAAGACAATTTGAAACCAAATCCTGGTTTAACATTATGTGCCAAAGCAGCATGCCTCTTATAAATTAAAGGAGAGAAAACAAAACGATTAAAGTCTCCCGATTCTCACCAACCTGGAATGGATTTGCTTCATctgtaatttattttgaaaaagtgATTTACATGATTACTGATTATAAAAGCACCATCTTAAAATAGGGTAGCCCAGAATTCTGCAACAGTTAAGTAGAAATGCAATTCAACTACGTCTAGCTCTCTTCCCAAGTGCTCCTTCACAATTAAGCATACTGTAACTTACAATAGAATTGCTGAGATTTTTCATTCTCTCCACAACACTTTTCATGGTCTTCAGCACAGGTAAATAAATACTGACCTAGAAAATAAGAATAATAGCACTCTAGCTTAGATGACCTAGGAATACCTTCTAGCGATAACACACTTTCCAAGATGATAAATTACCCTGTGGAGAATTAAACTAATTTAGAACCAAGTGACAttctatggcttagcacaataacTGAATTATATATGGTTTGTGTGAACTCACCCAAATGTAGCTTAATCAAAAAACTATGGTTAAACTATGACTAAGCaggatgtgtgaaccaggccatatTGTTAAATACATCTCCTTTCCTTCCTGCATCATTCTTCAAATGTGAATTCTAGACGTAGGGAAGGACAAGCCAGCAAAGTTTAAAACCCTCCTCTCCTGTGTCCTTAAAGAAAAGTGTCCTGTTTAACTTGGCTTTATGAAACAGAAATTTTGGTTCAAGTTGCTTTGGGTCAAAGTAAGTATTTCTGTTGTACCGTGGCCTCATTTCAGGCTAACTCCTCAGAGAAGGATTCTACTCAGCTACCTGCACTAATTGAGCTGATTCTGGCCCAGGACTTGAGCCAGAATCAAGACTTGACTCAATACTCCGAGCAACCACCTAGACCACATAAACAACAGAATCAGGCTGAGGACCCTGGCAATAACATTTCCTCAAAAGTGTTCCAGTTCTGGCTGTATAAGTACTAACTATATTAAGGCTAGTACCTCAGTGAGATTAGGCCTAGTGAACATCAACTGAGTAATGCAAGGGTCTCTAAAGCCCCTGTGTTTGAGAGTTAGCTTTTTGTTGGGAATCTTGAACATCAGAAGTGTAGTTTCTCTATTATCTGAGATTTTGTTCTGTCCTTTTGTCATAATCTTGACTATGATCAGTTTGGCTTTTGATTTCAAGCTACCCTTCCGTGGCACAGGTAATGTTTTGGGGGACTAGACCTTGGACTGTATATACATCTTCGATCTGGAAGTACCTCTGCTGGCTGATGCATGGAACTGATGCATAGAAATGAATGGGGAAATGACACAAAATATTGGAAACAGCCAGATGAAAAATTTCACTGATATCAAAACATAAAGCATAAAGGCTAAGAATAAAAAAGGATGTTTGTTTTAACAGCTATGacagaaaaataaggaagaaacttGCTGCACTAAGATCTGAAGCAcatgcaacttttaaaataaacttaaataaCCTCAAATTGTTTTATTGTCAACTTTGTATCATTGCTTGCAATCATAGCTGTGTACAAAGTGAGAGATTAAACATATGGacttctaaatttaaaaaaaaagttgagagaaTACAATTAATAAATTTGAAAAGGAATTAAATAAGAGTGTTTTTAAAGCTTAGTTTCAATTCTGTGAAAATTAAACGTtacttacatcaaaatcaggcaCACTGGGTTCTCTGAAGTCATTCCACAGCTTTCTTGGGATAACCCCTACAGGAATGTCATGAGTCACAATGCGGCTACTGCTTGACAAGGAAGGCTAGAAGAAAACACCTCAAATGACCAAAAGGGTAATATTTGGCTGCTATTTAAAGGATAACCATATTTCACTGTAGTCATCCATACTGAATTTACATCAGTAAGCAACTCCTTTATAAACTGCAAGTAACATCATATCTTCAAGCCAGTGAATAACTGGCACCATAAAGTTATATCTCCTCTCCCATCATATATGGATAGTTATAATGAAACACGCCCATCCTTCATAGATTCTCTTCTGAAAGTTTGTCTGGGGCAGAGGCCTACACAAATCTCTACAGCCAGATTACTCAGACATCAACTTGCAAAGTCCTAGAAATCAAATTTTGAAAGTTTGCCACCTAAAAACTGAGAGGACAATTTTGCTTATAGTACAAGATACACAAATATGCTTTGAACCCACTATTCACTCCTTCATAGCCACAATCTTCACATGCAGGTCTGTTGTTTTAAGAAGTTAAATCATGCATAAATACATAGtagcaaattttatttaatttttatcccgccttcatttttataaataactcaaggcagcaaacatacttaatactccctcctcctcctattttccccacaacagcagccctgtgaggtgagttgggctgagagagagcaactggcccaaggtcacccaaccggttttcatgcctaaggcaggactagaactcagagtctcctggtttctagcccagcaccttacccactagaccaaactggctctctttcaaaTTGCCCTTGAGTCTATGTTGTCATTTCTTTATTCATGCATTCTGTAAATTGTAAATGGCCTAAACTAATCCCCATGTGGAAGTTACAAACCAGCAGCACCATAATTTGGCTGAACCCAAAAGCTATTATTTTCCCTTCACCTTCACCATGTAGCTAACCTGGGGACTTCAAATAGCTAATATGCCACAGTATCAGTGATAAATATACCACAAAATTCAACATCTCTGTATAAAAGTTATGAATGAGCATTTAATACGAGTGTCCATTTTACTACTGGCCAAACACTTGAATAGTCTGCAATTCTCCTTTGATAGGAAGACTGACACTAGACTTAGGATACTTCTCTACTCACCAGTTCCACAGCTACTGTAAGGCAAGGGCAATGCTTATTAGTCAATTTGATTTTCACTGCCTTGGCATTCTGGGCAGTTTTAAAAGCTCTGGAGAAGTTTTCAGATGCCAGCTCtaaataaatttcattattttctgcAGAGACACCCTCCAGCTGGAATTCATCAAAGAAGTTCCCCTAGAACAACAATGTTAGAAAGCAGAGATGCTGATAACACTGAATGCTATTAATATTGGGCTTCATTTAAAAGTTGCTTTGGATGGTTTTAGTTTAGCCTTTGCTCTTATAGGGAAACTCTGTAAGTAAGGTAGCTGCCATATTCATGAAGGTAATCCTGTGACTGTACTTTGTATGAACTACCAAACAAAGCTCAGTATGGCTGAAGGCATTACTTTACATACAGCTACACACAGACcagaaaataacaacaacccACAGCATATAGTAACTTCTTAAAAAACAACACACTTAGAATTGTATGGGTTGCAACTGAGATATTTTACTAACAATATTTCCTGCAAAAGAATCACCAAAACTTTCATTTGTTAAAAGCTTGCCAACCCACAATAAAACCTAACAAAATGTAATATATTCTGACGATAATACTTTCAATAGTTTAACAGAAGATATTTTTCCCAAGACTTTCAGTCTGAATAAAAAAGATTTCTCATCTAAGTATTTTATTCAACCACGAATTGAATTACTCTGCTGGCAGATGTACAGACTAAGTAAATTTCTAGATCAGAGATGTATATAACCTGCAAGCCACTGACTATCAGTTCCCCTCTGAATTTTCTGCAAATCTGCTGCAAATCTGCAGTGACAAGAGATAAATGCTACTATCTGAAGAAGCAATTGAGAATGGGAGAAGAAATCACCCTACATTATGTTATTACCAACTTGGTATCATTGCTTGCAATCATGTCTGTACAGAGAGAGATTGTTACTATCATAGAGCAGTTGCTCTGTTTCTCCAAATCATTTTTTATTCCCAGTTTTTTTAGGATTTTAGATTGTTTTTAGTGGTTTCTCCCTCCTGGCACCTGTATTACTTTTGTAGTAGGAAGCACATCAGCAATTGCTCTTGACTGCTGAGGCTAGGATCCAGCAATCTCCCCTTCTCTGCCTCAGCTACACTCACAGTGAGAAGTTTTTAAACTCCTCTGTTCCTGGAATTTTCACCACTTTCTGCTCATCATTATCAAGTCTGAGCCAATTCACCTCAGTCTATTTTATTTGGGCGATACTATGCTAAGACAGATGTTAAGCTACCTGAAACTGTTCTTCCtgtaacctttttttaaattatgataACCATTTTCCAGCACTTCTTGGATATCATCCAGACCTTCTGGATCATTAATACCTTATATTAATTATCCCAGATTCAACTTGCATCTTGGTTGTCTTCTCTCTTCCTGTTCATTTATTTCTATCTCTATTTTGGACATTTTGTAACAACATAGCCTACATTTTAGGAGAAGCAAATTAGCATGCTTTTCAGTAATTTTCCTATACTTATTCTCTTAAAATCCATGACAATGTAGAGAAAGTAACTCAGGCTTCACTGAACTAAGCTGCTGCTTACTATTCACGATTCTACTGCCTTTACACCACACACAATTCTTTGTCAGGAACAAATATTCAGAATGAAAGAAATATACATCTTTGCTTGATACCTAGTTCTCACTTAGATCAAACGGATTTCATAGGTTGCTATCTTTAATATTTTAGCTTGGACTCTTACCTGATtaagttcacaccacatgctaacaCCTCCATTTGCTACTTTGTCACTAAGGATGAAATAAAGCTTATCCAAAGTAAGCCGTAGGGTACAGGTTTTAGCTAACTTGGCAATTGTGTTCATCACACCTGTAAAAACAGTACATTTTACAACATACACTCCTAATATCTACCTATATCTAATATTGTATAGAGCAAGTCTTGATTTGCAGAAACAAGAACAGGAGGTGAAACTCCATTACCAAAACAGGCATATATAGGGTGAGTTTGGAAGTGGCATTAAAAAATTACTGGACTCCAGTAATATCCCATCACTAAAACATGAACTTCACACTTCTTCTGTAAGATTAACAATGAAGCTTTGGGGTCAAATTTCTAATCATTGTAATTTTTTTCAGCTACTTGCTGACCAGTGTGGAATTGTGACTGAATTTTTGTTACTGATTTTATTGACATAATTAACAAGTAATTCTACCTTTCTCACTGAATTTAAAACCTTATCTCTCACTCACTGTTTGCAAACcatggaggaaaaaagaagacaGGCTTTGAAATAACATAGTATTAATAGATTCATTAAAGATAGGTAGGCAGTAACTGTTGACATATCCctgcagaaaaaaaacaaaccccttTCTCCTGTATATTCTTTCTCTCCCAGAGCACAATGAAAGTCCGAGATTCTTCCTGTGCTGCACACACTGTCTGAGTATTCATATGGCTTGCTTGATTTGAGCTCAGCATGCTCTGGGAAGCAAATCACTGGAAGCAATCTGTATTTGCTTGAAGTAATCCAATTCATCTGGCAGCTCTGAACCTATCATTCCATTTCGCCTCCTCTATAGGGTGGAATAGACTTGAGCGTCAAACAATTATATAAGGGCACCATTCATCAACCTTCTTTGAcgcactttatttcatttttactgaGTAGCCacgtttctgtttctgtttccgtTCCCAGCAGAAGGCCTTGAATCTTCCTTGAAGGCCCCATTATCCTCAGAGGAAGCATATTCTTCTGATGGAAAAGAAACGCCACTC includes:
- the HUS1 gene encoding checkpoint protein HUS1 isoform X1, which translates into the protein MRFRAKIIDVGCLNHFSRVMNTIAKLAKTCTLRLTLDKLYFILSDKVANGGVSMWCELNQGNFFDEFQLEGVSAENNEIYLELASENFSRAFKTAQNAKAVKIKLTNKHCPCLTVAVELPSLSSSSRIVTHDIPVGVIPRKLWNDFREPSVPDFDVSIYLPVLKTMKSVVERMKNLSNSIVIEANLNGEMKLKIETDLVCITTHFKELGNPPWVSRDGSQNPTQERDPVNMAEARIDIKRLLLFLAGQQVSPTKALCNIVSKRIVHFILLHEDVSLQYFIPALA
- the HUS1 gene encoding checkpoint protein HUS1 isoform X2, translated to MNGVMNTIAKLAKTCTLRLTLDKLYFILSDKVANGGVSMWCELNQGNFFDEFQLEGVSAENNEIYLELASENFSRAFKTAQNAKAVKIKLTNKHCPCLTVAVELPSLSSSSRIVTHDIPVGVIPRKLWNDFREPSVPDFDVSIYLPVLKTMKSVVERMKNLSNSIVIEANLNGEMKLKIETDLVCITTHFKELGNPPWVSRDGSQNPTQERDPVNMAEARIDIKRLLLFLAGQQVSPTKALCNIVSKRIVHFILLHEDVSLQYFIPALA